One window from the genome of Elaeis guineensis isolate ETL-2024a chromosome 5, EG11, whole genome shotgun sequence encodes:
- the LOC105036847 gene encoding uncharacterized protein codes for MSMGNHASCIRRSTRSCTAKVVDSEGNLRRVEIPAGVADLMLEAPGHVVARVEEVVRTRRVSGLRADEELRPGEVYLLLPVDRVGSRISDRQIAVVIGAIKGGRRGRRKGKQGCGSGRRVVPAVAGEEEEKGGGENGLLMEGKAAGFSGQRVGGHRQWRPVLDTIHESK; via the coding sequence ATGTCCATGGGTAACCACGCTTCATGCATCCGGCGGAGCACCAGATCGTGCACGGCCAAGGTGGTGGACTCCGAGGGGAATCTCCGGCGCGTCGAGATCCCCGCTGGCGTGGCGGATCTGATGCTGGAGGCTCCCGGTCACGTGGTGGCACGCGTCGAGGAGGTGGTGAGGACGCGACGGGTGTCCGGTTTAAGGGCCGACGAGGAGCTGCGGCCCGGAGAGGTGTACCTGCTGCTGCCGGTGGACCGGGTCGGGTCTAGGATCTCCGACCGGCAGATCGCGGTCGTGATCGGCGCCATCAAAGgtgggaggagggggaggaggaaagGGAAGCAGGGATGTGGTTCTGGGAGACGGGTAGTCCCGGCGGTAGCCGGtgaagaggaggagaagggagGGGGGGAGAACGGGTTGTTGATGGAGGGGAAGGCTGCCGGTTTCTCTGGTCAACGGGTTGGTGGTCACCGGCAGTGGAGGCCCGTGCTTGACACCATCCACGAATCCAAGTAG
- the LOC105045054 gene encoding LOW QUALITY PROTEIN: uncharacterized protein (The sequence of the model RefSeq protein was modified relative to this genomic sequence to represent the inferred CDS: deleted 1 base in 1 codon), whose translation MGNFVSCQEADGGGGCGGSGGGGWGKIVLTNGTVHEFDRPISVAELMLEHPRRFVVEMHSLSAGATSVTPLPADHTLDPGNAYLMFPMTRGKLSADETRKILSLARSVLRSQAPPSLAKKLSLVTGICMADVAVKEMKEMAERKDDKLMEREEKVGGIEWSPEVFGPEPEFLSRQFSTKGWKPSLRTIEEKALVRKVSHWLF comes from the exons ATGGGAAACTTCGTTTCCTGCCAGGAAGCGGATGGCGGCGGCGGCTGCGGCGGTAGCGGCGGCGGCGGTTGGGGGAAGATCGTGCTGACCAACGGTACGGTCCACGAGTTCGACCGCCCGATCTCTGTGGCCGAGCTCATGCTCGAGCACCCGAGGCGGTTTGTAGTTGAAATGCACTCGCTCTCCGCCGGCGCGACAAGCGTGACCCCGTTGCCGGCCGACCACACGCTGGACCCCGGCAATGCCTACCTCATGTTCCCGATGACTCGTGGGAAGCTGTCGGCCGACGAGACCCGAAAGATCCTGTCGCTGGCTCGATCGGTGCTGCGGTCGCAGGCTCCACCATCTTTAGCTAAGAAACTTAGCCTGGTTACTGGCATTTGCATGGCAGATGTTGCT GTGAAAGAAATGAAGGAGATGGCCGAGAGAAAAGATGACAAGTTgatggagagagaggagaaggtgGGAGGGATCGAATGGTCGCCGGAGGTCTTCGGGCCCGAGCCGGAGTTTCTCAGCAGGCAGTTTTCGACCAAGGGGTGGAAGCCAAGTCTACGTACCATAGAGGAGAAGGCCTTGGTGAGGAAGGTGTCTCACTGGTTGTTCTGA
- the LOC105045053 gene encoding uncharacterized protein, with protein MGNHASCIRRSTRSCTAKVVDSEGNLRRVEIPAGVADLMLEAPGHVVARAEEVVRTRRVSGLRADEELRPGEVYLLLPVDRVGSKISDRQIAVVIGAIKGGRRGRRKGKQGCGSGRRVVPAVAGEEEERGGEENGLLMEGKAGGFPGQRVGGHRQWRPVLDTIHESK; from the coding sequence ATGGGTAACCACGCTTCATGCATCCGGCGGAGCACCAGATCGTGCACGGCCAAGGTGGTGGACTCCGAGGGGAATCTCCGGCGCGTCGAGATCCCCGCCGGCGTGGCGGATCTGATGCTGGAGGCTCCCGGTCACGTCGTGGCACGCGCCGAGGAGGTGGTGAGGACGCGACGGGTGTCCGGTTTGCGGGCCGACGAGGAGCTGCGGCCCGGAGAGGTGTACCTGCTGCTGCCGGTGGACCGGGTCGGGTCTAAGATCTCCGACCGGCAGATCGCGGTCGTGATCGGCGCCATCAAAGgtgggaggagggggaggaggaaagGGAAGCAGGGATGTGGGTCAGGGAGACGGGTAGTCCCGGCGGTAGCCGGTGAAGAggaggagaggggaggggaggagaACGGGTTGTTGATGGAGGGGAAGGCTGGCGGTTTCCCTGGTCAACGGGTTGGTGGTCACCGGCAGTGGAGGCCCGTGCTGGACACCATCCACGAATCCAAGTAG